Proteins encoded together in one Dechloromonas sp. HYN0024 window:
- a CDS encoding C40 family peptidase: protein MHKVLVSLLLASSLLAGGIGAPLAAESIRKPEEQQSFFERYTNAAQDVILQGLKLVGVRYRFGGNDESSGLDCSGFVRLVFKDSIGTSLPRTAREMSEVGEQVDVSQLKPGDLVFFNTMRRTFSHVGIYLGDNHFLHAPRTGAEVRVENMDSSYWMARYNGARRILEGN from the coding sequence ATGCATAAAGTATTGGTTTCTCTTCTTCTTGCCTCCTCGCTGCTCGCTGGCGGGATCGGTGCGCCCTTGGCAGCCGAGTCGATTCGCAAGCCGGAAGAGCAGCAATCGTTTTTTGAACGTTACACCAACGCCGCTCAGGATGTCATTCTGCAAGGCCTGAAGCTGGTTGGCGTGCGCTATCGCTTTGGTGGCAATGACGAAAGCAGCGGCCTCGACTGTAGCGGTTTCGTCCGTCTCGTCTTCAAGGACAGCATCGGCACCAGCCTGCCTCGCACCGCCCGCGAAATGAGCGAAGTTGGCGAGCAGGTCGACGTCAGCCAGCTGAAGCCGGGCGACCTGGTGTTTTTCAACACGATGCGCCGCACCTTTTCCCACGTTGGCATCTATCTTGGCGATAATCACTTCCTGCATGCCCCGCGTACGGGCGCCGAAGTTCGTGTCGAAAATATGGACAGCAGCTACTGGATGGCCCGCTACAACGGGGCACGACGAATACTCGAAGGCAATTGA